One region of Rhizophagus irregularis chromosome 18, complete sequence genomic DNA includes:
- a CDS encoding uncharacterized protein (SECRETED:cutsite_TLS-SV; SECRETED:prob_0.7344); SECRETED:SignalP(1-26): MRNIRPFELVLFAIILLVFQVDQTLSSVPLVVNDNFDNFVTFTGRDVFTAFKLASKIEYSWEFVEGDASALSLFVLDEKTLKEHPECFVVENCKVFPYPEASCISGGCGNGAKSLNSNLPKQRLMLAIVKANFDSSLKLKIKITFDPPDTPKPEVSGTPKPDTSHPPLLTPTVTPHPGNLLTGDITPDGYANCGSIKFNDFRVLYSKEQNNIELYLEGNGENIQSQAKIFVYFDAEHIVYKKFPIQFNGLFTYKDKFSTNFDDRIPDSFFNVPGTGSYAILTLQDADQGCVTAPIGSQSTAYSNGITGISMTIALAFILLSASLLFLRRDVNYSIYPKKWWSIGEGITDISRTTDDNINRNIPSLIPISATATASYNSSLTQIPSIYDLISVAQWIVTIALLTLPNLPVGYRQFASNFGWSTGTGGGINVQAFSNAASNLRKLVCPLSPVVCTSSLNQFDTCQPWFNSDVTPEHLFTASITNGDKTYFPDPTGFESYSNALHIPNSNIFFVMFVALLLAIGAALIIMLLIGAIAFMMKEKVKIFEKVNKNMRFLVFVVAVGLLPFCIYKVLSTFKTDADLLWNEKYKILFGVLYTDYLKDRVWFVILIMVYQFLRSLIVAIGHHSGIAQLTCLVILEFAYLITVYYFKPFERNLANIFNITLSAGRLIVLFLLIPFLGGDITITPTTRFSLAIVLIIIQLLMAVCVGGLILLNILCAAFKFLFKKNAKTDESADLNQTQEAGDDNNLSIKEKIDD; this comes from the exons atgagGAATATTCGACCTTTTGAGTTGGTACTTTTCGCAATCATACTTTTAGTATTTCAG GTTGACCAAACCTTATCGTCAGTGCCACTTGTAGTCAATgacaattttgataatttcgtGACATTCACTGGAAGGGATGTTTTTACCGCTTTTAAACTTGCGTCTAAAATAG AATATAGCTGGGAATTTGTTGAAGGAGATGCTTCCGCCTTATCCTTGTTTGTGTTAGATGAAAAAACTTTGAAAGAACACCCAGAATGTTTCGTAGTTGAAAACTGTAAAGTTTTTCCTTATCCAGAAGCTTCCTGTATCAGCGGAGGTTGCGGAAATGGGGCAAAATCACTAAATTCGAATTTGCCAAAACAAAGACTAATGTTGGCGATTGTCAAAGCAAACTTCGACAGCtctttgaaattaaaaatcaaaatcacaTTTGACCCTCCAGACACTCCTAAACCAGAAGTCTCAGGCACTCCTAAACCAGACACTTCCCATCCCCCTTTATTAACGCCAACTGTGACACCTCACCCCGGGAATCTACTTACTGGAGACATTACTCCAGATGGATATGCCAATTGTGGATCTATCAAATTCAACGATTTTAGAGTTTTGTATTCAAAAGAACAGAATAATATAGAACTATATTTAGAAGGCAATGGTGAAAATATTCAAAGTCAag caaaaattttcGTCTATTTTGATGCGGAACATATTGTATACAAGAAGTTTCCCATACAATTTAATGGACTATTTACCTATAAAGATAAGTTTTCAACAAACTTTGATGATAGAATTCCTG ATTCATTCTTCAACGTTCCTGGCACTGGTTCCTATGCAATACTTACCCTCCAAGATGCTGACCAAGGATGTGTTACAGCCCCTATTGGTAGCCAAAGCACGGCATACTCGAATGGAATTACTGGAATCTCAATGACTATAGCATTAGCGTTCATACTCTTATCtgcttcattattatttcttagGAGAGATGTAAATTACAGTATTTACCCAAAGAAATGGTGGTCAATAGGTGAAGGCATAACTGACATTAGTAGAACGACCGATGATAATATAAATCGGAACATACCATCGTTGATTCCTATAAGTGCTACGGCTACTGCCTCGTATAATTCATCATTAACACAAATTCCGTCCATTTATGATCTTATAAGTGTCGCTCAGTGGATTGTTACTATAGCATTGCTTACACTTCCAAATCTACCAGTTGGTTACCGTCAATTTGCTTCTAATTTTGGTTGGTCAACAGGAACAGGTGGTGGAATAAATGTCCAAGCTTTTTCCAATGCCGCCAGTAATTTGCGAAAGCTAGTGTGTCCTTTATCACCCGTTGTATGCACCTCATCGTTAAATCAGTTTGACACGTGCCAACCTTGGTTTAATTCTGATGTAACACCAGAGCACTTATTCACTGCAAGTATAACCAACGGAGACAAAACTTATTTTCCAGATCCTACTGGATTTGAATCTTACTCAAACGCACTCCATATACCAAATAGTAATATATTCTTTGTCATGTTCGTAGCATTATTATTAGCTATTGGTGCAGCTTTAATTATCATGTTATTGATCGGTGCTATAGCATTtatgatgaaagaaaaagtaaagatttttgaaaaagtcaACAAAAATATGCGTTTTTTAGTATTTG TAGTTGCCGTAGGACTTCTTCCTTTCTGCATCTACAAGGTCTTGTCCACTTTTAAAACAGATGCTGATCTTCTGTGGAATGAGAAATACAAGATTTTATTTGGTGTACTATATACAGATTATTTAAAGGATCGTGTATGGTTTGTCATCCTAATTATGGTATACCAGTTTCTTCGTTCGCTAATAGTAGCAATTGGTCACCACAGTGGAATTGCACAATTAACATGTCTTGTCATCTTGGAATTTGCGTACTTAATAACCGTCTATTATTTTAAACCATTTgaacgaaatttggccaatatttttaacataacaCTTTCTGCTGGACGTCTGATAGTCCTCTTTCTTCTTATACCATTCTTGGGTGGTGATATTACAATCACGCCTACAACTCGCTTCTCCTTGGCTATTGTGTTAATTATCATACAACTTCTAATGGCAGTTTGTGTTGGTGGATTGATCCTCCTCAATATCCTCTGTGCTGCTTTTAAGTTCCTGTTTAAAAAGAATGCTAAAACAGATGAGAGTGCTGACTTAAATCAAACACAAGAAGCTGGTGACGATAATAACTTATCTATTaaggaaaaaattgatgattaa